In Deinococcus psychrotolerans, the genomic window CGCACTCGACTTAAAATCGAACGCTTCACGGCATACGGGTTCAAGTCCCGTTCTCGGCACCAAGCAGGAAGCTTAAACCTCGTCTCAGGGCGGGGTTTTTCGTTTGGTGTCCGGCGGGCCTCGCTCCGTTTTTAAAGTGGTCGCCAAACCTTGTAGAGCGTGGAGCTTCGTGCCAGACGATTTGACGCTTGCGTGTCGTTCTCAGGCCGCACGTTGGGGGGCCCCTAACTCGATGAATACGCCTGTAACAAAAGAAGAAGTTTGGCAAAACAGGTTTGCGCTAGAACAGGGTATATGTCCCTGTTCCACCCCATCCTCGCCGATCTCCTGCTGCTGGCTCTGGCCGCGTTGCTTCTGCGCAGTGGAGCACGCCAACTGCACTACCGTGACGCTCCTTACCTGTTCCGGAGGCGTCGACTGCTGTGGGGAGCGCTGAGTTTGCTCCTTCACGGAGTGGCCCTCATCGGTGTCATGGCCCTGCTGATCGAGCTCTACTCGCCGGTCTGGTGGCTGGCGGTGCTGATAGGCGCTGTTCCGGTTCTGCTGATTTTCGGCTACGCCCTGCGGGTCATAAGCAATCCGAGGCGAATGGCCATGCTCAACAAACGCCACTGGAAGGGGCCTGAGCTCGTTCCCTAAGCTTTAGCTTTCTGGCCTGTACACCGCTCCGCTGAAATACAGGCCGTGCGCCGGAACATTGGCGGCGGCCCGTGAACGCTGGCGCGAGGCCAGCACCGCCTGCACCTGCTCAGCGCTGACTTGGCCCGCGCCGACTTTGAGCAGCGTGCCGACGAGGCCGCGCACCATATGGCGCAAAAAGCTCTCGCCCGCCACCTCAAATTCAAGTAGCTCGCCCCGCTGGATCACGTCCAAGCGGCGCAGCTCCCGCACAGTCTGGCGCTCTTCTTGGGTGGCAAACGCGGCAAAGTCGTGCTGACCAATCAGCAGCGCGGCGGCCCGGCGCACGGCGGCCAAATCGATCTCCGCCGGATGATGCAGCGCCCGGCCTTCCCAGAGCGGGCGGCGCTGCGGCGTGTTGAGCACACGGTAGACATACCGGCGCTCGGTGCAGGTAAAGCGGGCGTGGAAGTGAGGCGGCGCGGGCGATAGCTCGGTCACGGCCAAGTCGGCGGGCAGGTGGGCATTCAGGGCGCGGGCGAGCTGGGCGGGTTTGGGCTTTAGGCTTCCCAGCCGCAGATCAAGGTGGGCCGTCATCGCCTCGGCGTGAACGCCCGCGTCGGTGCGGCCCGCTGCCACCGGGCGAAAAGCGTCTTCAGGAGCGCCCAGCAGCGGCACGAACGCTTGCCACAGCGTATCTTGCACGCTGCGGGCGCTGGGCTGTGATTGCCAGCCGACAAAGCCTGCGCCGTGCCAGCTCAGCGTCACTTGCCAGCGCTCAAAGCCCTGCGGTGGGCGGTGCCTTCTGCGGTCAGTTATCTCAGCCTGCGTCACATTCACCAAACACCCGCCGATTTTAGCGACAATACGGGTCTGTGTTGGGAGAAACCGTGTCGAGACCGCGCAAAAAAAGTCACCCCGTATGGGGTTTGGTGTGTGCCAGCTTGCTGTTGTGCTGGAGTGCACAAGCAGCGGGCACCTATACCGTCCAGGCAGGCGACAACCTGACCGTAATCGCCAAGCGCACCGGCCTCAGCGTGGGGCAACTGCGGGCGGCCAATCCGCAAATCCGTGACCTCAACGCGGTGCAGGCCGGAAAAAGCATTCGCCTGCCTGACGCCCACAAAGTGGCCACCAGCCACCGCGTCAGGAGCGGTGAAACGCTGAGCAGCGTCGCCGCCCGCTACCGCCTCAGCTTGTCTCAGTTGGTGCGGGCCAACGCTGGGCTGAGTGCCAGCAGGCCGCTGCGGGCCGGAAAAGTGCTGTACATTCCGGCCCGCCGGGTGGTTGTCGCGGCGGCCAAAGCCAGAGGTTCAAGTTCTCAGGCCGTCATCAAAACCGCCAGCTTGCGTCCACTGGCTCCTGCCTCCGGCTCCCGGAGTTGGAACTGGCCGGTGCAGGGCTGGGTCAGCAGCGGCTACGGCGAGCGCAACATCGACGGCGACCAGGAAATGCACTACGGCGTGGACATCGTGGTTCCCGAGGGTACATTGGTGCGGGCTGCCCGGGGAGGCCGGGTGATCGAGTCAAGAGCCGACTTCGCCCGTGGCTGGGGCTGGACGATCATCGTGGATCACGGTGACGGCTGGAAAACCCGTTACGCCCACCTCAGCCGCAATCTGGCCCGCGTGGGCGACAGTGTGGTGCGCGGCCAGGTCATCGGGCGCAGCGGCGATACCGGGCGCTCCACTGGGCCGCACCTGCACTTCGGCACCTATTTGTGGGACGTGCCCAAAAACCCGCTGAGCTTGCTGTAGGAAGGCAAGAAGCCGAGTGAGCAGGGAGTGGGAACAGCTTTTGTTGTTCGCCACTCCCGCACCACCGCATCACGCCTTGCTGGATTGACAGCTCCGAGTGGTCAATCCCCGCTCCAACCGTGCCGTTTGATGCTGCATGCACCTGAGCGTGAGCGTAAACTGACGGGCATGAACAGTTCGTCCCTTGCCCCCGCCTTTGAGGTCGCCGACCTCGGCTTGGTTGATTACCAAGCGGCGTGGGACATTCAAAAGCAGCACCATGCGCGGGTGGCTTCCGGCGGGCGGCCCACCTTGCTGCTGGCCGAGCACCCCGCCGTGCTGACGCTGGGCCGCAAAGCCCAGGCCGGTGAAAACATCGTCGTGACCCGTGAGTATCTGGCGGTGCAGGGCATCGGCGTTCACGAAATCGAGCGCGGCGGCGACGTGACCTATCACGGGCCGGGCCAACTGGTGATTTACGCGATTTTTCCAGTGGGCCGCAAAGTCCGCGATTTTTTGCGGCTCCTGGAAGAAGCGACTTTGCAGGCTCTGGCGGCGCTGAATCTGCACGACACCCGCCCTAATCCGGGCTACGCGGGCATCTATGTGCCTGACCGCGAAGTCAACGGCCTGATGCGCCATCAAAAAATCGCCAGCATCGGCGTGGCGATCAAGCGGCACGTGGCGCTGCACGGCGTGGGTCTGAATATCAGCACCAACCTCGACCACTTCGACTTGATCGTGCCGTGCGGGTTGACCGATACCCAGATGACCAGCTTAGAACGTGAATATCAGCGGCGTGAAATGGGTCAAGCCCCCAGTATGAGCGCCGCTAAACAAGCGGTCGCTGAGGCGTTTGCTCAAACGTTCAAAGACTATGATTGGACGCTGCCCGTGTTGCCATTTCAGAGCATTCAAACCCAAACAATTCCAAGCGTGGGAGGCCCCGCATGACCCAAGAAAACAAGACTCAAGAACCCAAGTTCATCAAAAACGGCATCTACCGCAAAGACAGCACC contains:
- the truA gene encoding tRNA pseudouridine(38-40) synthase TruA, whose product is MNVTQAEITDRRRHRPPQGFERWQVTLSWHGAGFVGWQSQPSARSVQDTLWQAFVPLLGAPEDAFRPVAAGRTDAGVHAEAMTAHLDLRLGSLKPKPAQLARALNAHLPADLAVTELSPAPPHFHARFTCTERRYVYRVLNTPQRRPLWEGRALHHPAEIDLAAVRRAAALLIGQHDFAAFATQEERQTVRELRRLDVIQRGELLEFEVAGESFLRHMVRGLVGTLLKVGAGQVSAEQVQAVLASRQRSRAAANVPAHGLYFSGAVYRPES
- a CDS encoding peptidoglycan DD-metalloendopeptidase family protein, with translation MSRPRKKSHPVWGLVCASLLLCWSAQAAGTYTVQAGDNLTVIAKRTGLSVGQLRAANPQIRDLNAVQAGKSIRLPDAHKVATSHRVRSGETLSSVAARYRLSLSQLVRANAGLSASRPLRAGKVLYIPARRVVVAAAKARGSSSQAVIKTASLRPLAPASGSRSWNWPVQGWVSSGYGERNIDGDQEMHYGVDIVVPEGTLVRAARGGRVIESRADFARGWGWTIIVDHGDGWKTRYAHLSRNLARVGDSVVRGQVIGRSGDTGRSTGPHLHFGTYLWDVPKNPLSLL
- the lipB gene encoding lipoyl(octanoyl) transferase LipB, whose translation is MNSSSLAPAFEVADLGLVDYQAAWDIQKQHHARVASGGRPTLLLAEHPAVLTLGRKAQAGENIVVTREYLAVQGIGVHEIERGGDVTYHGPGQLVIYAIFPVGRKVRDFLRLLEEATLQALAALNLHDTRPNPGYAGIYVPDREVNGLMRHQKIASIGVAIKRHVALHGVGLNISTNLDHFDLIVPCGLTDTQMTSLEREYQRREMGQAPSMSAAKQAVAEAFAQTFKDYDWTLPVLPFQSIQTQTIPSVGGPA